AAAAGTGAATATAAAACACTAAAAACGAAAACGTTATCAAATAGTCTCTTTgaatatgaatttttttaattttcctatAAATGGTTTGCGTTTGCATGAAAAAAATCCACGTTTAACTTGCCTTACAAATGTGTATGTGCATGAATGTCCTGCCGATACTCCTTCTAGGTCATATTTTTATCGCATCAGCGATGAAGTCAATGTGaacattttctttatttgatcTCGAGTAAAGAATCTTTTGTAACTTGTTCAAcacaaaaccatgattataatTAAGGTGACTAATTAAGATGTTTAGAATCTTAACTTAATTATTCAACACGTACACTATTAAGCTGTGATCTGGCTTGTTTGTCCTAGTTTGTGTTAAAAGTCTTTTTATCAGGGAAAAAAAGTTTAGGAAATTAGCTAGAAAGAGTATACAGCTTTACAGATTATATCCTGCAACTTTTGGAATTaaagtttttaagaaaaataaataaataaataaatgaatagaAATTAGAAATCGAAAAGAGCATAGCCAAGTTGGATTAGGTTCGTGCATGTAGCGTTGTAATGTCTAGGTGTAAAAGCTACTTAATTGATCGAACCTTTTTATCTACAAGAAATTGTTGCAAAAGCAGTTTTTATCTACGCACTTTAGCTGTTTAAAGTATTAGAGGAGTTGACTGATACCACATTATTTATCAAATAACATCCTCTAGTTTATAGGGTTTTAAGGATATAATTTTGTTCGGTTGAAGGAGTGTTCTTATACAACTTGATGGTTCAACTTACCTTTGGAATCAACATTAGTTACACATATTTGATAGTTTGTTaattaattgttaacatgcTCTTTGTTGATGACTGTTTAGGTCAACAAACAAAAACGTGAAATAAAACTATGACCATATTTTGTTCGGGCTTCCGTGATGCTGACCAAAACAGGCATCAACAAACAAAAGTGTGAAATAACACCATGATCAGATTTTGTTCGGGCTTCCGTGATGCTGACTAAAACAAGCATCAACAACTTCatcttttcatttctttcatttttcatgCATGGATCTTACGCTTGGATAGTAGATGTGACAAATTAACCCATTGTTGTTAGTGAGTACTTGTTAAacacatttaatttaatatcgCCATCATATATAGAAGTGAGATTGCTAGTGTTGGTGATTGTGTAAAgtgaaatcaaactaaatgagtCTTAATAAGACCTATTAACAATCTATTGAGTTGATTTGTCACCTCTACGTGAAACTATCAAGCAAAAACAGGCATGATGCATGTTGCATCACAAAGCACAATTAATCTACTAATTAAATGCGTATAAAATGCTTCGTAACAAGAATGTAACAACAAATTAAGGCATATATATACATAGAGTCAACTTCTGATAAATCAATTTGGAAATCACATCAATGCCAcgagcaaaagaaaaataataagaattaaaATACCAACTCGGAtaacatatttaaaaattaaaaaaaaacattaacccATATTGTTGGATGTAGCAGCAAAAGAATTACTTTTCCAGCTACTAATTATATCTGCTTCTCTACTATATAATTATTTACATCACAATCTAAAATCCGAAAATCGACTTAAGAAAAAACAAATGGAAAACCCTTTGTGATTGTGGCAGCAAAAGCAACGCTCATGATTTGTCCTTTTATAATCAAACGACGTGGATCACATCATCACAGTGTGTACGTGTTTGTACGTATTACTAAAGTTGCACACATGGGACCATAGGCTTTGCTCGACGCCGTATAAACCCACATGCAAAGGTGTAACCCCCGATGGAATCGTGGGGCCCATTTCCTCCGGCGTCCGCTTCCAGAAAATGTCAAGGTGTTTGGGCCCACCACTTAATCTCGACAGTCGAACCGTTAGTTCGGATTTCCGATGAGATATTTTTAGTGTGAAATCTGCTACAGAGAATCAAAACAGCGGCGGCAACCGCCAAGCTGCCGCCATAACAGTGACGGCCATAACGAAGAAGTTGGGCATCGTATTACGTAAACTAGCTGAGACATCGACTGCACCAGGGACCTGCCCATTCGACGACTTCACACTGCAAAACCCACCGccaaaaaattcattaaaaaatcaatacattttaaaaataaatataataaagaTAATGTAATTAAATAATTAGCAAGTGTTGCATGTTGTGCCAATTACTTGCAATCATAAAAGCAAGGACGGTGCTTGTATTGATGCATGtcaattattaaaacaaaaacgtGACAGCCATATCTTAACAtgtttagaccatctccaacccacatctccaaccctgggctaaaagccaaattaccccccaaacactctccaatccatgctaaaattttaggctaaatgccaaattcTATTtttgggccaaataccccccagctttcccccggctaaatgcgaaatgtttatcggaatttaaaattttttagattaaaatgttcataaaattaatttacaataatctacatattttttttttaaattgatttaagaaaaaaatttaggctaatttcattctttaataattccgggcgaaaattttagggtagaagaATTGGAGcaaaaaagatgtttctgggctaaaagctaaattttccgggctaaaaaatttggcttttagcccaagggttggagatggtcttagttgACAGTTCAAAAATGGTGGAATCTCAACCCACCTTTTGAATTAAATCATAACATTTTCTCTAATATATGCATACAAACAATTTCATCAATTATTCAGACAAACAATCTcattaaaatccaaaaaaaaagacaaaaaaatggTGAAAAATGTTTACCTTGTTGAAGGAGTAGGGCAGAAAGTGATGATATAATTAGCCGAAGCACAGGTGAAGGTGCTGGTGCCGTCATCGTAAGCATAGCTGTAAGCTTTCGGGCATGCAGTCTTAAAAAACTGCGAGTAAGAACTCGGTTTGCATGTGTCCGGCGTAGCGTAGGCCCCACTACAGCAGTACTGAGGGTCCCCGAACGCCTCGCACGCGCTTTTACACGCCACGCCCTCGTCACTCGCTGTCACCTTCAGCTCCGAGGGGCACGCGGCGTTCAAGTCCACCACGCACCCGGTGGTCGTGCAGTTCCCTCCGGTCCCGCCCTCGGCCACCACCAACATGGGAAGATTATACCCGTCGACCAAACTCACGTCGTAGAAGTCCAGCCCGCCCGCGCCGTTCAACGTGAACTCCGCGAGAGTAGCAGGCGGCGCGGCTCCACCACCAGCACATTCGACTGCAGAAGATCCGCAGTCGGCTGTCACACAAGTGAACTTTCCGGTGGTTGAGTCCTGGGAGCAGAGCGTCCGCCCCCATAACCTACCCGACCACGAGGTGGGAACAGAAAACGTGTTAGACTCTCCAGGACCCAAAGCGAATCCAGTAGTGGGTAGCTGGTCCGTCCCTGCATTCGACAAAATGCCCGGCCATATGGTGTTGGTGCACTTGTTTGTGATCGTGAACGTCGCCGAGTAACCGACTCCAATGGATTGAAGGATACAGACAAGGAATAAGAAAGATGAAAAGGCTTGATGGGAAGCCATTGGAagtgaattcttttttttttttttcgtttgtaCTATTTTGTTTCAGTTGGTCATGTGGGAgatggggtatttatagggggaaccggatcccctcctGAAGGTCGGCAACTGTGCTTTAGCGTCTCTATCTTTAGTGGCGGCAACTTGTGCATAGAACGCGTGATAATAAAAAGGTAAAACTACGAAGATTAAATTTATAgtaaaagttttgaaaactaaaagatatgaaagttgattggtttattatttaaatagttataaacatatttatttttattggtgacatataatttaattaacaaatttaatttttctaacaTTACTCGTTTAAAATggtatatgagagaagaaagagcTTTTCGAGGCCTGTAAGATCATTTTCATCCATTCTGGTCGATTTGAATTTAAACCACTTATTATGGTAGTTAttatttactctttatttattgTAATACTAACTATCATGGCAGTAATTATTTACAAAAATTTATTTAACTTTTTGGTATAATTCAATTACTTAATAATTATTAAACGGAATAGATTAACTTAGAATAGGTGACTATTATCATGTCACGTGTCATATTCAGCACGAGTAATAttattcatatcatgtttttgtactatatttttataccaccttaggtggcatttgaGGTGGACAtctacatcatttgaattaatcaaaattttaaatttagttcattatttaataattaagaaaaactagttaattaaattatgattgtggtatacgatgagcatttctccttcctttccttgggttttgcaaatttttcaaatgatgtgattgTCTATATTAGATATTATCTAAGGTGGTATAGAAATGTGGTTTAAAAACATgttatgaataacattactcattTATCACAATAACGTTTAGATTTTCTAATAGAATTTGGCGGGCAGCAATGTAGATTCGGCTTTGACTTTATTTTCGACGAAAGATTTCAATTTTGTAAGcacaaataaaataagaatgtAGAAAACGAATAAAATGTAGAAAAATAAGAATACAAAAGACGTTGGTGTAGGaagtaaaaaaatgaattaGTATCTGTTGGGAAAAATTCAAGTAGGTGTTAAAaagtggagagatttttcaaaaaGTATCTCTCCGTTGAGATATCAACGTACACCGAAAAATCTCTCTAGAAAATGAGGCTCGAATTtggtttggatttggatttggatttgggaGTGATAGGTAGGGGCCAGACTCATGAGCTTTCAGCATGTGAGTTGAAAATATCAGTCCAGTGACCAGTCAACGGAGGGAGCATATATTCAACttacacgtggacttttgggacTATTGTGTCAGAAGCAACATGAGTCATGCATTATGGAGCTGCCACGTGCTTGATAAATCCTGACACCAGTCTTCCTCCCTggggatcaggatcctctcctgactAAGGGTTAGAATCCTTCTGAATAAGCTCATTggaccgttgaaattttatcaaacggttacaattattacaatttttaaaCAGGCCCTATGTTTGTAGTtattggataaaatttcaacaGCCCAATGGGCTTCCTCAAGAGGATCCTCacccttagctcaggagaggatcttgATCCCCTCCCTAAGTGTAGGCAACACGGTTACGTAATCGGAATCAGATATCAAAATCTTCATTTGTAAAACATGCGATGTATTTTTTTCAAGCTCGAATTAGGCTTGGCTTGGCCTTTATACGAGCTGAGTTCGAGCGAGcttaaaaattttgaacctAATACCAAGCTCAAACTGTTTCGAGCTATTTCC
Above is a window of Malus sylvestris chromosome 15, drMalSylv7.2, whole genome shotgun sequence DNA encoding:
- the LOC126604938 gene encoding thaumatin-like protein 1, giving the protein MASHQAFSSFLFLVCILQSIGVGYSATFTITNKCTNTIWPGILSNAGTDQLPTTGFALGPGESNTFSVPTSWSGRLWGRTLCSQDSTTGKFTCVTADCGSSAVECAGGGAAPPATLAEFTLNGAGGLDFYDVSLVDGYNLPMLVVAEGGTGGNCTTTGCVVDLNAACPSELKVTASDEGVACKSACEAFGDPQYCCSGAYATPDTCKPSSYSQFFKTACPKAYSYAYDDGTSTFTCASANYIITFCPTPSTSVKSSNGQVPGAVDVSASLRNTMPNFFVMAVTVMAAAWRLPPLF